One Telluria mixta DNA window includes the following coding sequences:
- a CDS encoding TadE/TadG family type IV pilus assembly protein: protein MRATKLPVRALARRTREQGVAAVEFAIVAIVFFLFVFGIIEIARAMYICNTLQEVTRRAAALAATADFSSTSAMQAVRQQAVFRDSPGLLLFAEPVTDDYVKIDYMSIQKSGSTLTMTPIPSGTLPSSPAVNYANCLKDPYAGNCIRLVRVRVCKPDGSQTCTRAPYQALVSMIPLSFDLPQSTTIVNAETLGLPGGVPPDPCGCP, encoded by the coding sequence ATGCGGGCAACTAAACTACCGGTCCGGGCCCTGGCGAGACGAACCAGGGAGCAGGGTGTCGCTGCGGTCGAATTCGCGATTGTCGCCATCGTTTTCTTCCTTTTTGTTTTCGGCATCATCGAAATTGCGCGCGCGATGTACATCTGCAATACCCTGCAGGAGGTAACACGTCGCGCGGCCGCACTGGCAGCCACCGCGGATTTCAGCAGCACTTCAGCAATGCAGGCAGTACGCCAGCAAGCGGTGTTCAGGGATTCGCCGGGACTCCTCCTGTTCGCGGAGCCGGTCACGGACGATTACGTCAAGATCGACTACATGTCCATCCAGAAGTCCGGATCGACGCTGACGATGACGCCGATCCCGTCCGGGACGCTACCGAGCAGCCCAGCCGTCAATTATGCGAACTGTCTGAAGGATCCATATGCCGGTAACTGCATCCGCCTCGTACGCGTTCGTGTGTGCAAGCCGGATGGAAGCCAGACGTGTACGCGGGCTCCCTATCAGGCATTGGTATCGATGATCCCACTCTCTTTTGATTTGCCCCAGTCGACGACCATTGTCAATGCCGAGACGTTGGGGCTGCCTGGAGGCGTGCCGCCCGACCCTTGCGGGTGCCCCTGA